The Thermococcus thermotolerans genome contains a region encoding:
- a CDS encoding AIR synthase family protein — translation MRLPPGKLRNDVLRDVVFPNLGIDDMRVVYGPREGFDAAVLEYGRDHYLIVATDPVLGVPEETFGFFAYHFAGSDVAVFGARPRWLVVDILLPPGSEKEFLEKAMRDLNAECRKYGSSVIGGHTGAYPGVAEPIATTTAMGLVRKDELKLPLAKPGDKIVVTGKVGLEFAVSAAYFRERELRKLLSFREISRLKTSFRFETTVPDALTAKPFVRGMHDATEGGLTALHEIADNSGTGFVVHAEKLRLDPMVQKVLDFYGVDPWSVSSTGTLIAITPPEKSDSLITELQKNGIIAFELGEFTADKKRVLIENGEEKAFPTFKSDPYVALYSKR, via the coding sequence CCCAACCTCGGAATAGATGACATGAGGGTTGTCTACGGCCCAAGGGAGGGCTTTGATGCGGCAGTCCTTGAATACGGCCGCGACCACTACCTGATCGTCGCCACGGATCCTGTTCTGGGCGTCCCGGAGGAGACCTTCGGGTTCTTTGCGTACCACTTCGCCGGGAGCGATGTTGCAGTTTTCGGGGCAAGACCGAGGTGGCTCGTTGTTGATATCCTCCTTCCGCCCGGAAGCGAAAAGGAATTTCTCGAAAAGGCGATGCGTGACCTGAACGCCGAATGCAGGAAGTACGGGAGTTCGGTAATCGGCGGCCATACGGGCGCTTATCCAGGTGTGGCCGAGCCAATCGCTACCACCACCGCGATGGGGCTCGTTAGGAAGGACGAACTGAAGCTCCCACTTGCAAAGCCCGGCGATAAAATAGTCGTGACCGGCAAAGTCGGCCTGGAGTTCGCGGTCTCGGCGGCATATTTCCGCGAGAGGGAGCTTAGAAAGCTCCTGTCCTTCAGGGAAATATCCAGGCTTAAGACGTCTTTCAGATTTGAAACCACCGTTCCTGACGCTTTAACAGCCAAACCTTTTGTCCGCGGCATGCACGATGCCACAGAAGGGGGTTTAACTGCCCTCCACGAGATAGCCGACAACTCCGGGACGGGTTTTGTAGTCCATGCTGAAAAACTCAGGCTCGACCCGATGGTGCAAAAAGTCCTCGACTTTTACGGCGTTGACCCATGGAGCGTCTCCTCCACCGGTACGCTGATAGCGATAACCCCACCAGAAAAATCCGATTCCTTAATTACAGAATTACAGAAAAATGGGATTATTGCATTTGAGCTCGGGGAGTTCACCGCGGATAAAAAGCGGGTTTTAATCGAAAACGGGGAAGAGAAGGCGTTTCCGACGTTTAAGAGCGACCCCTACGTGGCGCTGTACAGCAAAAGATAA
- a CDS encoding nucleotidyltransferase domain-containing protein, producing the protein MSREIIRDVILRVSRELGLDVDDIILFGSRLRGDFRNDSDWDVLVVLSEPIERKIELEAYKRVHRELLLKGIKVDVLFISSDELEKVKDDTGFVYYYALREGVKI; encoded by the coding sequence ATGAGTCGGGAGATTATCCGGGATGTGATTCTTAGGGTATCGCGAGAGCTTGGTCTTGATGTCGATGATATAATCCTCTTCGGTTCCCGGCTTAGGGGCGATTTTAGGAACGATAGTGATTGGGATGTTCTGGTTGTGCTATCAGAACCAATCGAGAGAAAGATAGAGCTGGAAGCGTACAAAAGGGTACACAGGGAACTTCTGTTAAAAGGAATCAAAGTAGACGTCCTCTTTATATCAAGTGATGAGCTTGAAAAGGTCAAGGATGATACAGGTTTTGTTTATTACTACGCCCTTCGGGAGGGTGTGAAAATTTGA
- a CDS encoding HEPN domain-containing protein, translating into MSFREWLKKAEKDLVLAKNSLSLDFYDYATSTLSSALKRL; encoded by the coding sequence TTGAGCTTTAGAGAATGGCTCAAAAAGGCTGAAAAAGACCTTGTGCTTGCCAAAAACAGTCTCTCCCTTGACTTCTACGACTATGCAACTTCCACGCTCAGCAGTGCGCTGAAAAGGCTTTGA
- a CDS encoding HEPN domain-containing protein — MISKGKPIKRTHDIGELILLCAEVDSEFLKLFDNDVDLLTAYAVEARYPTIHEPDKEEAENAIKLAELVLEFVGSRLT, encoded by the coding sequence TTGATATCAAAGGGAAAACCCATCAAACGGACCCACGACATCGGGGAGCTCATACTCCTGTGCGCGGAGGTGGATTCTGAATTCTTGAAACTCTTCGATAATGATGTGGATCTTCTAACCGCCTATGCCGTCGAGGCGAGATACCCTACCATTCACGAACCGGACAAAGAAGAGGCAGAAAATGCGATAAAGCTGGCCGAGCTCGTCCTTGAATTTGTGGGTTCCAGACTCACCTAA
- a CDS encoding mRNA surveillance protein pelota has protein sequence MQIIHQDVKEGKIKVKAETLDDLWHLYHIIDPGDVVYAKTLRKQSQRSDSLRAEKVEVIPVFLGVRAEKINFHKFANQVRVTGPIVYASRDDVPLGKYHTIAIEEGTVVTLQKPRWKEHHIERLKEAVEASKRARVMIVVIDDGEADMAIIREYGVEILKGIRYNLGGKRYNTNRESEEKKFFHDVAKSMEEIISREGIERAIVAGPGFVKEDFYKFLRENYPELAKKVVIEDTSVTGRTGIYEVIRRGTVDKVYHENRVAKEVQLVEKVLENIAKNNGLAAYGFREVEEAVNYGAVETLLVLDELLKGEHREKIEELMDAVRYSRGEVVVVSSEHEGGDKLKALGGLAALLRFRIR, from the coding sequence GTGCAGATAATCCACCAGGACGTCAAGGAGGGCAAGATAAAGGTCAAGGCCGAGACGCTCGACGACCTCTGGCACCTCTATCACATCATAGACCCGGGCGACGTTGTTTATGCCAAAACGCTCAGGAAGCAGAGTCAGAGGAGCGATTCGCTCAGAGCCGAGAAGGTCGAGGTCATTCCAGTCTTCCTCGGAGTTAGGGCTGAAAAGATAAACTTTCACAAGTTCGCCAACCAGGTCCGCGTCACCGGGCCGATAGTCTACGCCAGCAGGGACGACGTCCCCCTCGGCAAGTACCACACGATAGCCATAGAGGAAGGCACGGTCGTTACCCTACAGAAGCCCCGCTGGAAGGAGCACCACATCGAGCGCCTTAAGGAGGCCGTGGAAGCTTCAAAGCGCGCCCGTGTCATGATAGTCGTCATAGACGACGGGGAAGCCGATATGGCGATAATCAGGGAGTACGGCGTCGAGATACTCAAGGGGATACGCTACAACCTCGGCGGAAAGAGGTACAACACAAACCGCGAGAGCGAGGAGAAGAAGTTCTTCCACGATGTCGCTAAGAGCATGGAGGAGATAATAAGCAGGGAGGGCATAGAGAGGGCCATAGTAGCCGGTCCCGGCTTCGTCAAGGAGGATTTCTACAAGTTCCTGCGCGAGAATTATCCCGAGCTGGCGAAGAAGGTGGTCATCGAAGATACGAGCGTGACCGGAAGGACCGGCATCTACGAGGTCATAAGGCGCGGAACGGTCGATAAGGTCTACCACGAGAACCGCGTCGCCAAGGAGGTCCAGCTCGTCGAGAAGGTGCTCGAAAATATAGCTAAGAACAATGGTCTGGCAGCTTACGGTTTCAGAGAGGTAGAGGAGGCCGTCAATTACGGCGCGGTTGAGACGCTCTTGGTTCTCGACGAGCTCCTCAAGGGAGAGCACAGGGAGAAGATCGAGGAGCTAATGGACGCGGTGAGGTATTCGAGGGGTGAGGTCGTGGTCGTCAGCTCGGAGCACGAGGGCGGCGACAAGCTGAAGGCCCTTGGCGGCCTGGCGGCACTGCTGAGGTTCAGGATTAGGTGA
- the pepQ gene encoding Xaa-Pro dipeptidase PepQ, whose translation MRIKRLQEFIVEKELDAALITAKENLFYFTGSSPVLGGYLVVTPDDVLFIVPELEYEEARETSKVPVDKFKTGKELYEKLKGFKPTKLGIEGKTSFSTVQSLKEKAGVEDFVVVDDVIKELRIIKTPEEIEAIKAACEIADMAMMAALEEISEGKREREIAAKMEYVMKMNGAEKPAFDTIIASGWRSALPHGVASDKRIEKSDLVVIDEGALYQHYHSDTTRTIVVGSPNEKQKDIYYAVLEAQRKGVEAARPGITAKELDTIVRDVIKEYGYGDNFIHSTGHGVGLQIHEWPRVSQQDETVLKPGMVITIEPGIYIPKFGGVRIEDTVVITENGARRLTKTERELI comes from the coding sequence ATGAGGATTAAAAGGCTCCAGGAATTCATTGTGGAGAAGGAACTTGATGCCGCTTTGATAACAGCAAAAGAAAACCTCTTCTACTTCACAGGAAGTTCCCCTGTTTTAGGTGGTTACCTCGTTGTTACTCCTGACGATGTCCTTTTCATAGTCCCCGAGCTTGAATATGAGGAGGCAAGGGAGACCTCGAAGGTACCCGTGGATAAATTCAAGACAGGTAAAGAACTTTACGAGAAACTTAAAGGATTTAAACCCACAAAGCTTGGCATCGAGGGGAAGACCAGCTTCTCAACGGTTCAGTCCCTCAAAGAAAAGGCCGGGGTGGAGGACTTCGTTGTGGTTGATGACGTCATCAAAGAGCTAAGGATTATCAAGACGCCCGAAGAGATTGAGGCCATAAAGGCCGCCTGCGAAATAGCGGACATGGCCATGATGGCTGCCCTTGAGGAAATAAGCGAGGGCAAGCGCGAGAGGGAGATAGCGGCGAAGATGGAGTACGTCATGAAGATGAATGGGGCAGAGAAGCCGGCCTTCGACACGATAATAGCCAGCGGATGGCGTTCTGCCCTGCCCCACGGGGTCGCCAGCGACAAGAGGATAGAGAAGAGTGATCTGGTCGTCATCGACGAGGGGGCTTTATACCAGCACTACCACTCGGACACGACCCGGACCATAGTCGTGGGAAGCCCCAACGAGAAGCAGAAGGACATCTACTACGCCGTCCTTGAGGCCCAGAGAAAGGGCGTTGAAGCGGCCAGGCCTGGCATAACGGCCAAAGAGCTCGATACAATCGTCAGGGACGTCATCAAGGAGTACGGCTACGGAGACAACTTCATACACTCCACAGGACACGGCGTAGGACTTCAGATACACGAGTGGCCGCGCGTGAGCCAGCAGGACGAGACCGTTCTCAAGCCGGGGATGGTCATAACAATCGAGCCAGGCATTTACATTCCCAAGTTCGGCGGAGTTAGGATAGAGGACACCGTCGTCATAACCGAGAACGGAGCGAGGAGGCTTACAAAGACCGAGAGGGAGCTTATCTGA
- a CDS encoding HAD family hydrolase, giving the protein MTVYLFDFDGTLVDSTGAVEKALRIAIEKTIPAVIESDLYEDYYKALFLFIKGKLTYQYLGVIHELVAQGTIHEYYKLMPRYIKDFPFAREVVRELRMRGRKVISFSGEHTYPGGKVIFMKKTGWYDEFDEVITFKGTRDMLKKFETLRELYPEEPFVWVDDSPSRFTYVLDDNTLFVQKFSPYKSDVALLFDRENFIKIKSIREVLNIDDGLAGFEDKP; this is encoded by the coding sequence GTGACGGTGTACCTGTTTGACTTCGACGGCACCCTTGTGGACAGCACCGGGGCGGTCGAAAAGGCCCTCAGAATCGCTATCGAGAAGACAATTCCAGCGGTAATAGAGAGCGACCTCTACGAGGACTACTACAAGGCGCTTTTCCTCTTCATCAAGGGCAAGCTCACCTACCAGTACCTTGGAGTCATCCACGAGCTCGTTGCCCAGGGCACGATACACGAGTACTACAAGCTCATGCCCCGGTACATCAAAGACTTTCCGTTCGCCAGGGAGGTCGTCAGGGAGCTCAGGATGCGGGGAAGGAAGGTAATAAGCTTTTCTGGGGAGCATACGTACCCCGGAGGGAAGGTCATTTTCATGAAAAAGACGGGATGGTACGACGAGTTCGACGAGGTCATAACGTTTAAAGGGACTAGGGACATGCTCAAGAAGTTTGAGACACTGCGGGAGCTCTACCCAGAGGAGCCGTTTGTCTGGGTTGACGACAGTCCCAGCAGGTTCACGTACGTTCTGGACGATAACACTCTCTTTGTCCAGAAGTTCTCCCCCTACAAGAGCGATGTGGCACTGCTGTTTGACAGGGAAAACTTCATCAAGATCAAGAGCATACGGGAAGTCCTCAACATAGACGACGGACTGGCAGGTTTTGAGGATAAACCTTAA
- a CDS encoding 50S ribosomal protein L35ae: protein MARGKALVLAYAGTHEHQDNHHMILKPLGIDDRNAASRLIGRKVVWTTPTGRKMYGKILKTHGNRGEVKAYFKPGLPGQALGDYVEIL from the coding sequence ATGGCCAGGGGGAAGGCTCTCGTCCTTGCCTACGCCGGGACCCACGAACATCAGGACAACCACCACATGATTCTGAAACCTCTCGGCATCGACGACAGGAACGCGGCTTCAAGGCTCATAGGCAGGAAGGTCGTCTGGACGACTCCAACCGGCAGGAAGATGTACGGTAAAATCCTCAAGACCCACGGCAACAGGGGCGAAGTAAAGGCATACTTCAAGCCGGGCCTACCAGGTCAGGCCCTCGGCGACTACGTCGAAATCCTTTAG
- a CDS encoding tRNA (guanine(10)-N(2))-dimethyltransferase: MGFIEVREGLAKILVPKAERIYDAPVFYNPVMALNRDISVLAVGIFKPKRVLDALSATGIRGIRYALETPAEEVWLNDINPDAFNLILKNVRLNLGVEGEWISEKSIAFQGKKEMVANLDDANRLMAEKFRYFDFLDLDPFGSPVEFLDTALRSVRRRGVLAITATDTGVLCGAYRHACRRKYLAEPIRGELCHEAGLRILIGTVVRYAAKYDLGVDVLLAYYRDHYFRAFLRLKSGARKADGSLSNLGYLRQEPNGRFEYEKAFIPEGLPAHGPLWLGPLKTQEFVDEMLSLAGTHSLAHKKTLQFIKTLAGELDVPFHYDTHALARRNNIQVGKLVDIIGALREKGYRATRTHFSPVALKTDAPFEEVLEVLKSIQ; this comes from the coding sequence ATGGGGTTCATTGAGGTGCGTGAGGGCCTTGCAAAAATCCTTGTCCCAAAGGCGGAGAGGATATACGACGCCCCCGTCTTCTACAACCCTGTCATGGCATTAAACCGCGATATAAGCGTCCTGGCCGTGGGGATATTCAAACCAAAGAGGGTTCTCGATGCCCTCTCCGCGACCGGAATAAGGGGCATCCGCTACGCCCTCGAAACTCCGGCCGAAGAAGTCTGGCTCAACGACATAAATCCCGATGCCTTCAACCTGATCCTGAAAAACGTCCGGCTGAACCTCGGCGTTGAGGGGGAGTGGATAAGTGAGAAAAGTATCGCTTTTCAGGGAAAGAAGGAGATGGTGGCCAACCTCGACGACGCCAACAGGCTTATGGCTGAAAAGTTCCGGTACTTTGATTTCTTGGACTTGGATCCCTTCGGCTCACCGGTTGAGTTCCTGGACACGGCCCTGAGGAGCGTCAGGAGAAGGGGTGTTCTTGCCATTACCGCCACCGACACCGGCGTCCTCTGCGGGGCCTACCGACATGCCTGCCGCAGGAAATACCTCGCCGAGCCCATACGGGGCGAGCTCTGCCACGAGGCCGGACTGAGAATCCTCATCGGAACGGTTGTTAGATACGCCGCCAAGTACGACCTCGGTGTGGATGTCCTGTTGGCATACTACCGCGACCACTACTTCCGTGCATTCCTGAGGCTGAAGAGTGGCGCGAGGAAGGCCGACGGGAGCCTTTCAAACCTTGGCTACCTCCGGCAAGAACCCAACGGCCGCTTCGAGTATGAGAAGGCGTTCATCCCGGAGGGGCTTCCGGCCCACGGCCCGCTGTGGCTCGGCCCCCTCAAGACCCAGGAATTCGTCGATGAAATGCTGAGCCTGGCAGGTACTCATTCCCTCGCCCACAAAAAGACGCTCCAATTCATCAAAACACTCGCAGGGGAACTGGACGTTCCGTTCCACTACGACACCCACGCTCTGGCTAGGAGGAACAACATTCAGGTCGGAAAGCTCGTGGATATAATCGGGGCCCTCCGCGAGAAAGGTTATCGCGCCACGAGAACGCACTTCTCGCCGGTGGCGCTGAAAACCGACGCACCCTTTGAGGAAGTCCTGGAGGTTCTGAAATCCATTCAATGA
- a CDS encoding VIT1/CCC1 transporter family protein, with protein sequence MDEMIELAREFYTDEYADSVLYAQLARIEKDEEIKKEFLRLSNIESKHAKFWHDFIKRHGGEVPKPSVKRLTIFSVKLLRRILGPGSVASLLEMGENSAIGKYFKYLTTYAEGFSEEEMREIKEVILDELEHEKFFYESKKRFHVENTRDLVLGMNDGLVEILGAVTGLSAVYPNNPQLVGISGLIVGVAGALSMAIGTFVSVRSQRQVKESIRDRMEVLFRVSPERAAEELVEKLVEGGMPEEVAKEVARELADNSEAIMQLLLPEAEENEIRAALYTGLSYLVGVAFPVTPYFLASSSLTALPFSILLAGSALAIVATLISLLSGISIRKKVAEMVATGLGAAFLSYLFGRLMEALFNVSAL encoded by the coding sequence ATGGACGAGATGATCGAGCTTGCCAGGGAGTTTTATACAGATGAGTACGCCGACTCGGTTCTATACGCTCAGCTTGCGAGGATCGAAAAAGATGAGGAGATAAAGAAGGAATTTCTGAGGCTCTCAAACATCGAATCAAAGCACGCCAAGTTCTGGCACGACTTCATAAAGCGGCACGGTGGGGAAGTTCCAAAGCCTTCCGTGAAGAGGCTCACAATCTTCAGCGTCAAACTCCTTCGGAGGATTCTCGGGCCGGGCTCGGTAGCTTCCCTTCTCGAAATGGGCGAGAACAGTGCGATAGGAAAGTACTTCAAATACCTGACCACCTACGCCGAGGGGTTCAGCGAGGAGGAGATGAGGGAGATAAAGGAGGTCATACTCGACGAGCTTGAGCACGAGAAGTTCTTTTACGAGAGCAAGAAGCGCTTCCACGTCGAGAACACACGAGACCTCGTTCTTGGCATGAACGACGGGCTGGTTGAAATCCTCGGTGCCGTTACGGGTCTGTCTGCAGTTTATCCAAACAACCCACAGCTCGTTGGAATAAGCGGTCTGATAGTCGGCGTCGCCGGGGCCCTCTCCATGGCGATAGGCACCTTCGTCTCCGTCCGCTCTCAAAGACAGGTGAAGGAATCCATCCGCGACAGAATGGAGGTCCTCTTCAGAGTCTCGCCCGAAAGAGCCGCTGAGGAGTTGGTGGAGAAGCTCGTCGAGGGAGGAATGCCCGAAGAGGTCGCGAAGGAAGTTGCGAGAGAGCTCGCCGACAACAGCGAGGCGATTATGCAGCTCCTCCTTCCTGAGGCTGAGGAAAACGAGATAAGGGCGGCGCTCTACACCGGTCTTTCTTATCTGGTCGGTGTTGCCTTTCCGGTTACACCCTACTTCCTCGCCTCCAGCTCATTAACCGCACTCCCGTTCTCAATACTCTTAGCGGGATCCGCCCTGGCGATAGTGGCCACGCTGATCTCCCTGCTCTCGGGAATATCCATCAGGAAGAAGGTTGCGGAGATGGTGGCGACGGGACTGGGCGCGGCGTTCCTGAGCTATCTCTTCGGCCGGCTGATGGAGGCCCTCTTCAACGTCTCGGCGCTTTAG
- a CDS encoding type II toxin-antitoxin system VapC family toxin, giving the protein MIAIDASVLAKYILLEPGWEQVEELLLKDVISLDYALVEVSNALWKHHVLYGRISREEFERRSRVIDAIPNVVVLENGVEYLPPARGIALEHKITVYDALYIAQALKYGKLATSDEKQGEIAKKLGIEVFYL; this is encoded by the coding sequence GTGATAGCAATTGACGCCTCCGTCCTTGCGAAGTACATCCTCCTCGAACCCGGCTGGGAACAGGTGGAGGAACTGCTCCTAAAAGACGTTATCTCGCTTGACTACGCCTTGGTAGAGGTCTCAAACGCCCTCTGGAAGCATCACGTCCTCTACGGAAGAATCTCACGGGAGGAGTTTGAGAGAAGGTCCCGCGTGATTGACGCGATCCCCAATGTGGTTGTTCTGGAAAACGGAGTTGAGTATCTTCCACCTGCGAGGGGTATAGCTCTGGAGCACAAAATCACGGTTTATGACGCCCTCTACATCGCCCAGGCACTCAAATACGGAAAGCTCGCCACGAGCGATGAAAAGCAGGGAGAAATAGCAAAAAAACTCGGCATCGAGGTGTTCTACCTCTAA
- the vapB gene encoding type II toxin-antitoxin system VapB family antitoxin, which produces MAVISVRVPDELKEKMKKYDINWSEEIRRFIALRISKEEKKRTLERMHELLAGGTPTREGTAKRYVREDRDSN; this is translated from the coding sequence ATGGCCGTCATAAGCGTCCGCGTTCCGGACGAGCTAAAGGAGAAGATGAAGAAGTACGACATTAACTGGAGCGAGGAGATAAGGAGGTTCATAGCTTTGAGGATAAGCAAAGAGGAAAAGAAAAGAACCCTTGAGAGGATGCACGAATTGCTTGCCGGAGGAACCCCCACCAGGGAAGGGACCGCAAAAAGATATGTGAGGGAGGATCGTGATAGCAATTGA
- a CDS encoding MATE family efflux transporter: MIRLNEDQRRLWNLAWPAIMGNISQTLLNLVDMMMVGQLGALALAAVGLGGQVSWFMMPIMAAIATGTLALVARFAGAKDDVNATLALEQSLYLAFLLGIPVMLFGWFLGDDILRVMGARPDVIQLGYEYIKVLFAFYPIRFAGFTAFAALRGAGDTKTPMKLGILMNIINAVFDYLLIFGKFGFPRLGPVGAAWASGIGITTSFLIGLYLLWSGKLILHFKPSWSFHPDMAGRILRIGIPTMIERGIFSFYNFLYMSIVTRFGTVALAAHQVGLRVESIAYMPAFGFNVATSALVGQSLGEENPEKAEKTVYEALKMVGIFMSVMAAILIIFPRYLVMPFINPSDPNYGEVLHLASIYLIIVGISEIPLGWLFVLGGALRGAGDTKTPMYITATSKLLFRIIPAYLLGFGFSIPSFDVLGITFPGFTFEGLGVIAAWIAMSLETFTTAALFWWAFKRGKWKYVRV; this comes from the coding sequence ATGATCCGCCTCAACGAAGACCAGCGCCGTCTCTGGAACCTCGCCTGGCCCGCGATAATGGGCAACATATCCCAGACGCTTCTCAACCTAGTGGATATGATGATGGTCGGCCAGCTGGGTGCTTTAGCTCTGGCCGCCGTTGGCCTCGGTGGACAGGTCAGCTGGTTCATGATGCCGATAATGGCGGCCATTGCTACGGGAACACTCGCCCTCGTTGCGAGGTTCGCTGGAGCAAAGGACGATGTTAACGCGACCCTCGCTCTGGAGCAGAGCCTTTACCTTGCTTTCCTTCTCGGGATTCCGGTCATGCTCTTCGGCTGGTTTCTGGGGGATGATATACTCAGGGTGATGGGCGCCAGGCCGGATGTCATCCAACTCGGATATGAGTACATCAAAGTCCTTTTTGCGTTCTACCCAATACGATTCGCAGGATTTACCGCCTTTGCTGCCCTCAGGGGTGCGGGAGACACCAAAACACCTATGAAGCTCGGTATTTTGATGAACATAATCAACGCAGTCTTTGATTATCTCCTCATCTTCGGAAAGTTTGGCTTTCCGCGGCTCGGTCCTGTCGGTGCCGCCTGGGCATCGGGAATAGGGATAACGACCTCGTTCCTAATCGGCCTCTACCTCCTCTGGAGCGGGAAGCTTATACTCCACTTTAAACCGAGCTGGAGCTTCCATCCCGACATGGCCGGGAGGATCCTCCGCATAGGCATCCCCACGATGATCGAACGCGGAATATTCAGCTTCTACAACTTCCTCTACATGAGCATAGTCACTCGCTTCGGAACCGTTGCGTTAGCCGCCCATCAGGTGGGCCTGCGCGTTGAGAGCATCGCATACATGCCGGCGTTTGGCTTCAACGTGGCCACCTCGGCCCTAGTCGGTCAGAGCCTCGGCGAGGAAAACCCAGAGAAGGCAGAGAAGACTGTCTACGAGGCACTGAAAATGGTTGGCATCTTCATGAGCGTCATGGCGGCTATCCTGATAATATTCCCGCGCTACCTAGTTATGCCCTTCATAAATCCGAGCGACCCCAACTACGGCGAAGTACTTCACCTAGCCAGCATATACCTGATAATCGTCGGTATAAGCGAGATTCCCCTCGGCTGGCTCTTCGTCCTCGGCGGTGCACTGAGAGGAGCGGGAGACACCAAGACTCCGATGTACATAACCGCCACCAGCAAGCTTCTCTTCCGGATAATTCCGGCATATTTACTCGGCTTTGGCTTCTCTATTCCGTCGTTTGATGTGCTCGGTATAACCTTCCCGGGGTTTACTTTCGAGGGACTCGGTGTCATAGCGGCATGGATAGCCATGAGCTTGGAGACCTTCACGACGGCGGCCCTCTTCTGGTGGGCGTTCAAGAGAGGAAAATGGAAATATGTGAGGGTATGA
- a CDS encoding 50S ribosomal protein L37e, which produces MGSGTAPKGRRNHTPTHIKCRRCGKRAYNIKKGYCASCGFGRSRRMRKYSWSHKWRKKRNLPY; this is translated from the coding sequence ATGGGAAGCGGGACTGCACCGAAGGGCAGGAGGAACCACACTCCAACTCACATTAAGTGCAGGCGCTGTGGAAAGCGCGCCTACAACATCAAGAAGGGCTACTGCGCCTCGTGCGGCTTCGGCAGGAGTAGGCGCATGAGGAAGTACAGCTGGTCCCACAAGTGGAGGAAGAAGAGGAACCTCCCCTACTGA
- a CDS encoding LSm family protein, with product MAERPLDVIHRSLDKDVLVLLKRGSEFRGRLIGYDIHLNVVLADAALIQDGEVVKKYGKIVIRGDNVLAISPVEIE from the coding sequence ATGGCGGAAAGACCACTCGATGTTATCCACAGGTCGCTCGATAAGGACGTGCTCGTGCTCCTGAAGAGGGGTTCCGAGTTCAGGGGCAGGCTCATCGGTTACGACATCCACCTGAACGTTGTCCTCGCCGATGCTGCCCTCATTCAGGACGGCGAGGTCGTGAAGAAGTACGGTAAAATCGTCATCAGGGGAGACAACGTTCTGGCCATTTCCCCTGTCGAGATTGAGTGA